A window from Cydia pomonella isolate Wapato2018A chromosome 8, ilCydPomo1, whole genome shotgun sequence encodes these proteins:
- the LOC133520247 gene encoding uncharacterized protein LOC133520247, whose translation MIANLPLLFANGNPTGLSTVTAEELERFITFMVACSWGRDTAKDIRQPPWWPADVAFSHPFVRPAVVPDDWEGRLKNLVKRCYDYHKSAFLLVFSAQLARYPRRRLRYVDNRDRTTSLYYRPNGRLLVTFRNENMFYDRPKILDSAEPQVKSDIYLCDNCDSHFDNVEILRAHERLCNNEEVPTSSEPTGRLPEFLSALKLKPQGEKFETTSRNVDGDSRQRNARSAANIDRGPPYPFSSLAYLKNAKTNVNLDKSYSRERIERYCCTSTPLNNKPSALKSKNQQFPIRYRRPIDYWQRRHVFPYQRNKDVLDLKGQLLLLKCKPISVNVDRMSLESMNEYIDNLRKEAESKKSQTEDKDIVFVDGDDQPTDPLKRDECEVIDLCSDDESPVNENVDPRAGVACVVRGGAVLRRTAATAAPLVLPAAPCGARQRPLPLTLPAVLSPTHPHPHPVILIAHTLNNIQTISID comes from the coding sequence ATGATCGCGAACCTGCCGCTGTTGTTCGCCAACGGCAACCCGACCGGGCTGTCGACGGTGACGGCAGAGGAGCTGGAGCGGTTCATCACATTCATGGTGGCGTGTTCGTGGGGTCGGGACACGGCGAAGGATATCCGCCAGCCGCCATGGTGGCCCGCGGACGTCGCGTTCTCGCACCCGTTCGTGCGGCCGGCCGTCGTGCCTGACGACTGGGAGGGCAGGCTGAAAAACCTGGTGAAACGATGCTACGATTACCACAAAAGTGCGTTCCTGCTGGTGTTCTCCGCGCAGCTGGCGCGCTACCCGCGCCGCCGCCTGCGCTACGTTGACAATCGCGACCGGACCACCTCGCTGTACTACCGGCCCAACGGCCGCCTGCTCGTCACCTTCCGCAACGAGAACATGTTCTACGACCGCCCGAAGATCCTTGATTCTGCCGAGCCTCAGGTAAAATCTGATATCTATCTCTGTGATAATTGTGACAGTCATTTCGACAATGTTGAGATATTGAGAGCACATGAGAGACTCTGTAACAATGAGGAGGTGCCAACAAGTTCTGAACCCACCGGAAGGCTACCAGAATTTCTTTCCGCCCTAAAACTCAAACCGCAGGGTGAAAAATTTGAAACTACATCCAGAAATGTGGATGGGGACAGCCGTCAGAGAAATGCCCGATCAGCCGCAAACATTGACCGGGGACCTCCATATCCGTTTTCCTCTTTAGCCTACTTGAAAAATGCGAAAACAAATGTGAACCTAGACAAAAGCTACTCAAGAGAGAGGATTGAACGATACTGCTGCACATCCACACCATTGAATAACAAGCCGTCAGCTCTAAAGAGTAAAAACCAACAATTTCCAATCAGGTACAGACGGCCAATAGACTATTGGCAGAGGCGGCATGTTTTTCCATACCAGCGAAACAAGGATGTACTAGATCTGAAAGGACAGCTGCTGCTATTGAAATGTAAACCGATCAGCGTAAACGTTGACAGGATGTCACTCGAGAGCATGAATGAGTACATCGACAATCTCCGGAAGGAGGCAGAGAGCAAAAAGTCTCAAACTGAGGACAAAGATATAGTGTTTGTGGACGGAGATGATCAGCCTACGGATCCATTGAAGCGTGATGAGTGTGAAGTTATTGATTTGTGTTCGGACGATGAGTCGCCGGTGAATGAGAATGTTGATCCGCGCGCGGGCGTGGCGTGCGTGGTTCGTGGAGGGGCGGTGCTCCGGCGCACGGCGGCAACCGCGGCGCCCCTGGTGCTGCCCGCGGCGCCCTGCGGTGCTCGCCAGCGCCCGCTGCCGCTTACTCTGCCAGCAGTCCTGAGCCCAACACACCCACATCCACATCCTGTCATTCTCATCGCGCACACGCTCAACAACATACAGACAATTTCCATCGATTGA